GCCGTGCTGCGTGCCTTCCAGGCCCCCGACCTGCGTCACCAGGCACCCTGGCCCGTCGTCACGCTCAAGGACGCCTCGGGGTGGATCGCCTCCTGGGAGGGGGTCGGGCACGCCTTCGCCGTGCTCCAGGACGACCAGGTCGTCGGAAACGTGGCGGTGACCAGGCTCGACTCCCACGGCAACGGCTGGGTGTCCTACTGGGTGGTGCCCGAGGCGAGGGGGAGGGGGGTCGCGGTGGCGGCCACCGAGCTGGTGGCGCGGTGGGCGTTCGACGAGCGCGGGCTCTACCGGCTGGAGCTGGGGCACCGGACGAACAACCCGGCGTCGTGCCGGGTGGCCATGAAGGCCGGCTTCCTGCCGGAGGGCATCGAGCGGGGCAAGCTCAGCCACGCGGGCGTCCGGTACGACGTCGAGCGGCACGCGCGGCTGGCCACCGACTGAGCAAAGGTGATCGGGAGGGCCGGTCACCTGGCGTCTTCCGCTCAAGCTGAACTACGCTGTGGCGGGTGGACAGCGAGAGTCTGGCCGCGGCCGGGCTGTTGGAGGCTCTGAGCCGGGCGTCGGAGATTCTCGCCGAGTTACGCCATCCGTTCGTGAGAAGCGAGCAGTTCTCCTATTTCTTTCCCCCTGCGGGTGCCCGCGTCGGCGCCGCGGTCATGCTGCCCGACGGCCGGGAGCTCAGGTTCGAGGTGTCCATCGCCGTGTCCGGCAGGGCCTTCCAGGTCGAGGGCGGGATCCAGGTGGAGGCCGAGACGCTGCTGGAGCTGCCCCGCAAGAGCGTGTCCGGCATCGAGGAAGGGCTGGCCGCCTTCGGCGACTACGTGGGGGAGGTGGCGGCACCGGCGCGGCAACTGATCGAGCAACTGCTGGAAGAATTGTCTGACAACTAGACAGACGGTGTCTGGTTGTCTGACAATGAGGTCCATGAGGAATGGACCGCTCGCCGTCGTGGGTGCCTCCGTGCTCTGGGGCACCGCGGGCACGGCCGGGTTGCTGATGTCCGCCGACTCCGTGGCGCTGGCCGCCGCCCGGCTGGTGATCGGCGGCGCGGCGCTGGCGTTGCTGGCCGGGCGCGACCTGCGTGCAGCCGTCAAGCCCGGGCTGCTGTTCGGGGCCGTGGCGGTGGCGGCGTACCAGCTCTGCTTCTTCGCGGCCGTCAGCCGCACGGGGGTGGCCATCGGCACGGTGGTCGCGATCGGCAGCGGGCCGGTCTTCACCGGGCTGCTGTCGTGGGTGCTGCACGGGCGCAGGCCGACGAGGCGGTGGAGCGCGGCCACCGCGGCGGCCATCTGCGGGTGCGCGGCGCTGATCGCGGGCGGCGGGACGGACGCGGGCACGCAGGTGGTGTCCGGGATCGCGCTGGCGCTGCTGGGCGGCCTGCTGTACGCCTTCTACGCCGTCATGGCGGCCCGGGCGATCGGCCAGGGCGGTCGGTCGAACGCGGTGATGGGCGTGATGTTCGGCGGCGCCGCGCTGATCATGGTGCCGGTGCTCGCCGTCAGCGGCGTCGGCTGGATCGGCGAGCCGCGGGCCCTGCTCGCCGTGCTCTACCTCGGGCTCGGCACCACGGCCCTGTCCTACTTCCTGTACGGCCGGGGCCTGCGCACCACCCCCGTGGCCACGGCCGCCACCCTGTCGCTGGCCGAGCCGGCCGTCGCGGCGCTGCTCGGCCTGGTGGTGCTGGGCGAGCGGCTGGCCCCGGTCTCGATCGCCGGGCTCGTGCTGCTGGGGCTGAGCCTGGCGGCGGTGGCCGTACCGGAAAGGGCGCAGCGAAGGGAGCGTACGCCGGAAAGGGAGCTAGAGTCGCAGCCGTGACGTTGCCGCTCAGACCCGTCTCCACCGTCGGCGCGCTCGCCGACGCCCTGCGCAGCAGGGTGCTGTCCGGCGAGATCCCGCCCGGCACCGCGCTGCCCGAGCAGGAGATCGCCGCCTCCTACGGCGTCGCCAGGCCGACCGTGCGGGAGGCGCTGGCGAGCCTGGTGCACGAGGGGCTGCTCAGGCGGGAGCGCAATCGCAGTGCCTATGTCCCGGAAGTGACGCTTTCGGACCTCGAAGATCTCATGTACGTCCGCCGCCCCCTGGAGGACCTCATGGCCAGGGCCGTGATCGGCCGCACGGTGCCGGAGGCGGAGGCGGCGCTGCGCCGGATGGCCGCGTTGCCCGGCGAGGCGCCCTGGTCGGAGACCGTGGCCGAGCACATGGCGCTGCACCAGGCGCTCATCGAGGCCGTCGGCAGCCCGCGGCTGGAGCGGCTCTACGGCGTGCTGGCCGCGGAGACGCGGCTCGGCCTGGTGCGGCTGCGCGAGGTCTACCAGGACAGGGACGTGCTGGTGGCCGAGCACCGCGACCTGCTCGACGCGATCGCGAACGGCCCGGAGGAGGCCGCGCGGGCGGCGGTCGCCGCGCATCTCGGTCACTCCTGGGGCGGCGCGACGCGAGTCCATCGGCACCTTTGAGTGCGAACCCTTGCGGGACTGCCCCGTAACTCGCAAGAATCGCGCCCATGCACGGCAATCCGATGCCGGACTCCTACGTGTATGTCACGGAAGAGGGCGTCACTCGTCACTATGCGGACGGTAGCGTCGAGGCCCTCGCCTGGGAGGACGTGGTGGAGGTCCGTGTCGTCACCGAGTCCGGGGAAGACGTCCTCTATATCCTGCTAGATCGCGACGGTGAGGGCTGCGTGGTGCCGCGTTCGGCCACGGACGCCACGTTTCTGGCCCGCCTGCGTTATCTGCCGGACTTCGACCTCGACCGGCTGACCGTGGCCGCCGACTCCGCGCACGACGGCGTCGTGGTGGTCTGGCGCAGCCCCGACCCGCCGTCGGCGCTGCCGGATCTCGAGTACGACTAGGGCGCTTCATATTTCGGCAACCTGCCGAAATACCGCAGTAAATCTCACATTTCCCTCGTCAACTGCTGCCACTTGTGGACCGTTCCGTCAAGCCCCCGGGGGGTCTGACAATCGTCCGATTGTGGACATTTGCCGGTATTCCTCATGCCGGAATTGATCTTTACTCTTTAGTGGGGGCCGCCGCCCTTGATTGTGCGTGGGACTTGTCAACCCATGTGGTTCAAGGAACGTCCAGTTATCGCGGTGCACAGAGTTGTCAGGGTGGTGCTATGAGGGTGGGGATTGGGGAGTCCGCTGTCGTGCTCCTCGAGGCCGTGCCGCGCCGCGCGTCGAGCATCTGGACGCGTGCGTACTTACGGCTCCTGTTATCCGGGGACACGGTGTGCGCGCTGCTCGCATGCGTCTGCGTGCTGGGCATCCGGCTGATCGCCGGCGCGTACATTCCGCTGGTCGAGTTCCTGCTGGGGTTCGGCCTGGTGATCGCCTGGCCCATCGCGCTGTGGATGGGGGGCGCGTACCGCCAGCGCGCCAACGGCGAGGGAACGGAGGAGTTCAAGGCCGTCTTCAACGGCGGCATCGGGTTGATGGCGGCCGTCGCCATCATGGCCTACGCCACGCAGGCCGTCATCGCGCGCAGCTTCGTGATGGCGATGTTGCCGCTGGCTCTGGTGACGACGCTCTACTACCGCTACCGCATGCGCAAACGGCTGCACAGACGCCGAGCGGTGGGCGAGTACATGCGGCAGGTGATCGCCGTCGGGCACCGGGAGTCGATTCTCGACCTCGTGATGCAGTTCAGGCGCCAGCCGTACCACGGAATGCGGGTGGTGGGAGCCTGCCTGCCCGATGACAGCATCGAGGTGGACCTCGACGGCATCCCGGTGCTGGGCACGTTCGCCGACGTGGCCACCGTGGCCGAGCGCGAGCAGGCGGACGCCGTGGCCGTGCTGGCCTGCCCCGAGCTGGACGGCGCCGCGCTGCGCCGGCTGGCGTGGAGCCTGGAGACCGCGCGGACGGACCTGTTCGTGGCGCCCGCGCTCCTCGACGTGGCAGGGCCCCGGATCAGCATCAGGCCGGTCGCGGGCATGCCGCTGCTGCACGTGGAGCATCCGGAGTTCGGCGGGATGCGGCAGTTCGTGAAGACCGTCTTCGACCGGCTGGTGGCGGGGATCGCGCTGCTGGGCCTGGCGCTGCCGCTGCTGGGCCTCGCGCTGCTGATCCGGCTGACGAGCCCGGGACCGGCGTTCTTCTACCAGACCAGAGTCGGCAAAGGCGGCACTGAGTTCCGTCTGGTGAAATTTCGGACCATGGTGGCCGATGCGGAACGACTCAAGGGCGCACTGCTCGAAGCGAACGAGTTCGACGGAGTGCTCTTCAAGATTAGGAACGATCCAAGGATCACCAGGGTAGGCGCTTTCCTGCGGAAATACTCGCTCGACGAGCTCCCCCAACTGCTGAACGTCCTGCGCGGCGAGATGTCCCTCGTGGGCCCGCGCCCGCCGCTGCCGCAGGAGGTCGCCGAGTACGGCACCGACGTCCGCCGCCGCCTCGTGGTCAAGCCGGGCATGACCGGCCTGTGGCAGGTCAGCGGGCGCTCCGACCTGAGCTGGGAGGAGTCCGTACGCCTCGACCTGCGCTACGTGGAGAACTGGTCGCTCATCCTCGACCTGCAGATCCTGTGGAAGACCTGGTCCGTCGTCACCCGTGGAGAAGGGGCTTACTAGCGGTGAAAGCACTCGTGCTCGCCGGGGGGTCGGGCACCCGGCTGCGCCCCATCACGCACACCTCGGCCAAGCAACTGGTCCCCGTCGCCAACAAGCCGGTCCTGTTCTACGGGCTGGAGGCGATCGCGGCGGCGGGGATCGAGGAGCTCGGCCTGGTGGTCGGGGACACGCACGCGGAGATCGAGGCGGCCGTGGGCGACGGCTCGGCGTTCGGGCTGCAGGTGACGTACCTGCGGCAGGAGGCCCCGCTCGGGCTGGCCCACGGCGTGCTGATCGCCCGCGACTACCTGGGCGACGACGACTTCGTCATGTACCTGGGCGACAACTTCGTCGTGGGCGGCATCAACGGCCTGGTCGACCGGTTCGCCAGGGATCGGCCCGCCGCCCAGATCATGCTGACGAAGGTCGGCGACCCGCGCCAGTTCGGGGTGGCGGAGCTGGACGCCGAGGGCCGCGTGGTCGGCCTGGAGGAGAAGCCCGAGCGGCCCAAGAGCGATCTGGCGCTGGTCGGCGTCTACCTGTTCAGCCCGGCCGTGCACGCGGCGGTGGCGGAGCTGAAACCGTCGTGGCGCGGCGAGCTGGAGATCACCGACGCCATCCAGTGGCTGATCGAGTCGGGGCAGCGCGTCGAGTCCTCGGTGATCTCCGGCTACTGGAAGGACACCGGCAACGTCACCGACATGCTGGAGGTCAACCGGCTCGTGCTGGAGTCGGTCGAGCCCAGGACCGAGGGGCGGGTGGACGCGGCCAGCGAGCTGATCGGCCGCGTGGCGATCGAGCCGGGCGCGGTGGTCGAGCGCTCGCGCGTGGTCGGCCCGGCGATCATCGGCGCCGGCGCCCGCATCCAGGACAGCTACGTCGGCCCGTACACCTCCATCGGCGCGTCCTGCGCCGTCACCGGCAGCGAGATCGAGTACTCGATCGTGCTGCCCCGTGCCTCCATCGCCGGGGTGGGCCGCATCGAGTCGTCGCTGATCGGCCACGACGTCGAGGTCACCCCGGCGCCCAACACGCCCAAAGCCCACCGTCTCGTACTGGGCGATCACAGCAAGGTACAGATCAGTTCATGACAAGAATTCTGGTCACCGGTGGCGCGGGATTCATCGGCTCCCACTTCGTCCGCAGCCTGCACGACGAGTACGTCACGGTGCTGGACAAGCTGACCTACGCCGGCAACCGCGCCAACCTCGACGGGGTGCGGCACGAGTTCGTGCACGGGGACATCTGCGACGCCGAGCTGCTCGCGCGGCTCGTGCCCGGCCACGACCTCGTGGTCAACTTCGCCGCCGAGTCCCACGTGGACCGGTCGATCGAGGGCGCCGCCGAGTTCATGCGCACCAACGCGCTGGGCACGCAGACGCTGCTGCAGGCGTGCCTGGAGGCCGGGGTGCCGAAGGTGGTGCAGGTCTCGACCGACGAGGTGTACGGGTCGATCGACATCGGCTCCTGGGACGAGTCGGCGCCGGTGCGGCCGCGCTCGCCGTACGCGGCCTCGAAGGCGAGCGGCGACCTGATCGCCCGCGCGTACGCGGTCACCTACGGGCTGAACGTCTCGATCACCCGCTGCGGCAACAACTACGGGCCCCGGCAGTACCCCGAGAAGATCATCCCGCTGTTCATCACGAACCTGCTGCGCGGCAGGAAGGTGCCGCTGTACGGCGACGGCGGCAACGTGCGGGACTGGATCCACGTCGAGGACCACTGCGCGGGCATCCGCCTGGTCGCCGAGAAGGGCGAGCCGGGGGAGGTCTACCACATCGCGGGCACGGCCGAGCTGACCAACAAGGAGCTCACCGCGCGCCTGCTCGAAGCCTGCGGCCGGGACTGGGACATGGTCGCCTACGTCGCCGACCGCAAGGGCCACGACCGCAGGTACTCGCTGGACGACTCCAAGCTGCGGGCGCTGGGCTACCGCCCCGAGATCCCGTTCGAGCAGGGGCTGAAGGACACCGTCCGGTGGTACGCCACGCACCGCGACTGGTGGAGCCGTTGATCCCATGACCCCCCACTTAGGCCGGGAGGCCGCATGAGGTGGCTCATCACGGGGGCGGGCGGCATGCTGGCCGCCGACGTCCTCGACAGGACCGCGCTGACGGGCGAGCCGGTCCTCGCGCTCGGCCGGACCGAGCTGGACGTGCGCGACAGGCGGGCGGTGCACGACTTCGTCGCCGCCTACCGGCCCAGGGCCGTGCTGAACTGCGCGGCCTGGACCGCGGTGGACGACGCCGAGACGCACGAGGCCGAGGCGCTGGCGGTCAACGGGCACGCGGCGCGCTGGCTGGCCGAGGCGTGCGACCGGGTCGGGGCGCGGCTCGTGCACGTGTCCACCGACTACGTCTTCGACGGGACGCCGGGCCCGCCCCGCACCGAGGACGCGCCGACCGGGCCGGTGAACGCCTACGGCAGGACCAAGCTGGCGGGCGAGCGGGCGGTGCTGGAGCACGGCCACTACGTGGTGCGCACCGCCTGGCTGTACGGCGCGCACGGCGCGAACTTCGCCACCACCATGATCAGGCTGGCGGGGGAGCGGCCCACCCTGGACGTGGTGGACGACCAGCACGGCCAGCCGACCTGGACCGCCGACCTGGCGGACTACCTGGTCAGGCTGGCCCAGTCGGACCTGCCGCCGGGCGTCTACCACGGCACGAGCGCGGGCCGGACGACCTGGTGCGGGTTCGCCAGGGAGATCCTCACACTGCTGGGCGAGGACCCGGAGCGGGTGCGCCCGGTGCCGACCTCGGCCTTCCCGCGCCCGGCCCGGCGGCCGGCCGACAGCGTGCTGGCGCACACCCGATGGGAGCCGATCCGGCACTGGCGCACGGCGCTGCACGCGGCCTGGCCCGTCCTGACGAGGAGCCGTCAGTGCAGTGTCGCGTAGAACTCCCGGCACACCCGGTAGTCGGGCAGCAGCCCGGCCCTGAGCGCCTCGTCGAGGGTGGGCGCCTTGGCGTCCTTCTCCGACAGGACGGGCTCGACGCCGGACGCCCAGTCGATTCCGAGCGCCGGGTCGAGCGGGTGCACCCCGTGCTCGCGCGCCGGTGTGTACGGCTCGGAGCACAGGTACATCACCGTGGCGCGCTCGCTGAGCGCCATGAACCCGTGCCCGAGCCCCTCGGCGACCAGGACGGCGCTCCTGCTCACGTCGTCGAGTGTCACGCTCTCCCACCGGCCGAAGGTGGGCGAGCCGACGCGCAGGTCCACCACGACGTCCATGACGCTGCCGGACAGGCACATCACGTACTTGGCCTGGCCGGGGGGCACGTCGGCGAAGTGCACGCCGCGCAGCACGCCGCGGGCCGAGACCGAGCAGTTCACCTGCGCCAGGTCGAAGCGCCGCCCGGGCAGGTCGGCGGCGCGGAAGGCCTCGTAGAACGAGCCGCGGGGATCGGAGTGGACGGGCGGCGTGTGGCGCCAGACGCCATCGATGCCGAGGGGATCCATGGGCTGACAGTAACGAGATCACCGGCCCTCGCGAAATATCAATCTCTTGGAGCGTGCGAATGATGACTTGCCGGTTATGTGGCTCGGACGATCTCACCGGCGTGGTGGACCTGGGGGCGACGCCGCCCTGCGAGCGGATCCTCACGGCCGGGCAACTCGACGAGCCCGAGGTGACCTACCCGCTGCACCTGCGCGTGTGCACGTCGTGCTGGCTCGCGCAGATCCCGCCGCTGATCACCCCCGAGGAGACTTTCACGGACTACGCCTACTTCTCCTCCTACTCGGCCTCCTGGGTGGAGCACGCCCGCGCCTTCGTGGCCGAGCTGGACCTGCGGCCGGACTCGTTCGTGGTGGAGGTGGCCAGCAACGACGGCTACCTGCTGCGGCACGTGGTGGAGCGCGGGGTGCGCTGCCTGGGCATCGAGCCGTCGGTGAACGTCGGCCAGGCCGCCAGGGAGCGCGGCGTGCCCACGGTGACGGCGTTCCTGACGCCCGAGAGCGCCCAGGCGGTCGTGGCCGAGCACGGCAGGGCCGACTACGTGGTGGCCAACAACGTCTACGCGCACATCCCCGACGTCATCGGCTTCACCGAGGGGCTGCGCACGCTGGTCGCCGACCACGGGCTGGTCTCGGTGGAGGTGCAGCACCTGCTCACGCTGATGCAGCTCAACCAGTACGACACGATCTACCACGAGCACTTCCAGTACTACACCGTCGCCTCCGCCCAGCGGGCCCTGGCGAGCGGCGGGCTGACGCTGGTGGACGTGGAGCTGCTGACGACGCACGGCGGCTCGATCCGCCTGTGGGCCGCGCCGTCGGGCACCCCGTCGCAGCGCGTCTCCGACGTGCTGGCGATGGAGAAGGCGGCCGGGCTGCACGAGATCTCCGGCTACATCGACTTCACCGAGCGGGTGGCCAAGGTCCGGCGCGACCTGCTGGGCTTCCTGATCAACGCCGCCGAGGAGGGCAGCACGGTCGTCGGGTACGGGGCTCCCGGCAAGGGCAACACGCTGCTCAACCACTGCGGCATCCGGCCCGACCTGCTGCCGTACACGGTGGATCGCAACCCGTACAAGCACGGCAAGTTCACCCCCGGCGCGCGGATTCCGATCTTCGCGCCGGAGCGCATCGCCGCCGACAAGCCGGACTACGTGCTCGTGCTGCCGTGGAACCTGCGCGACGAGCTGATCGACCAGCTCTCCTACATCCGCGACTGGGGCGGCCGGCTGGTCTTCCCCATCCCCGCTCTGGAGGTCGTGTGAAGGTCGTCCTGTTCTGCGGGGGTTACGGC
The nucleotide sequence above comes from Nonomuraea gerenzanensis. Encoded proteins:
- the rfbD gene encoding dTDP-4-dehydrorhamnose reductase gives rise to the protein MRWLITGAGGMLAADVLDRTALTGEPVLALGRTELDVRDRRAVHDFVAAYRPRAVLNCAAWTAVDDAETHEAEALAVNGHAARWLAEACDRVGARLVHVSTDYVFDGTPGPPRTEDAPTGPVNAYGRTKLAGERAVLEHGHYVVRTAWLYGAHGANFATTMIRLAGERPTLDVVDDQHGQPTWTADLADYLVRLAQSDLPPGVYHGTSAGRTTWCGFAREILTLLGEDPERVRPVPTSAFPRPARRPADSVLAHTRWEPIRHWRTALHAAWPVLTRSRQCSVA
- a CDS encoding GNAT family N-acetyltransferase → MPLLNVRLRAWREDDASAVLRAFQAPDLRHQAPWPVVTLKDASGWIASWEGVGHAFAVLQDDQVVGNVAVTRLDSHGNGWVSYWVVPEARGRGVAVAATELVARWAFDERGLYRLELGHRTNNPASCRVAMKAGFLPEGIERGKLSHAGVRYDVERHARLATD
- a CDS encoding DMT family transporter, which translates into the protein MRNGPLAVVGASVLWGTAGTAGLLMSADSVALAAARLVIGGAALALLAGRDLRAAVKPGLLFGAVAVAAYQLCFFAAVSRTGVAIGTVVAIGSGPVFTGLLSWVLHGRRPTRRWSAATAAAICGCAALIAGGGTDAGTQVVSGIALALLGGLLYAFYAVMAARAIGQGGRSNAVMGVMFGGAALIMVPVLAVSGVGWIGEPRALLAVLYLGLGTTALSYFLYGRGLRTTPVATAATLSLAEPAVAALLGLVVLGERLAPVSIAGLVLLGLSLAAVAVPERAQRRERTPERELESQP
- a CDS encoding GntR family transcriptional regulator — its product is MTLPLRPVSTVGALADALRSRVLSGEIPPGTALPEQEIAASYGVARPTVREALASLVHEGLLRRERNRSAYVPEVTLSDLEDLMYVRRPLEDLMARAVIGRTVPEAEAALRRMAALPGEAPWSETVAEHMALHQALIEAVGSPRLERLYGVLAAETRLGLVRLREVYQDRDVLVAEHRDLLDAIANGPEEAARAAVAAHLGHSWGGATRVHRHL
- the rfbB gene encoding dTDP-glucose 4,6-dehydratase; this encodes MTRILVTGGAGFIGSHFVRSLHDEYVTVLDKLTYAGNRANLDGVRHEFVHGDICDAELLARLVPGHDLVVNFAAESHVDRSIEGAAEFMRTNALGTQTLLQACLEAGVPKVVQVSTDEVYGSIDIGSWDESAPVRPRSPYAASKASGDLIARAYAVTYGLNVSITRCGNNYGPRQYPEKIIPLFITNLLRGRKVPLYGDGGNVRDWIHVEDHCAGIRLVAEKGEPGEVYHIAGTAELTNKELTARLLEACGRDWDMVAYVADRKGHDRRYSLDDSKLRALGYRPEIPFEQGLKDTVRWYATHRDWWSR
- a CDS encoding glucose-1-phosphate thymidylyltransferase — encoded protein: MKALVLAGGSGTRLRPITHTSAKQLVPVANKPVLFYGLEAIAAAGIEELGLVVGDTHAEIEAAVGDGSAFGLQVTYLRQEAPLGLAHGVLIARDYLGDDDFVMYLGDNFVVGGINGLVDRFARDRPAAQIMLTKVGDPRQFGVAELDAEGRVVGLEEKPERPKSDLALVGVYLFSPAVHAAVAELKPSWRGELEITDAIQWLIESGQRVESSVISGYWKDTGNVTDMLEVNRLVLESVEPRTEGRVDAASELIGRVAIEPGAVVERSRVVGPAIIGAGARIQDSYVGPYTSIGASCAVTGSEIEYSIVLPRASIAGVGRIESSLIGHDVEVTPAPNTPKAHRLVLGDHSKVQISS
- a CDS encoding sugar transferase codes for the protein MRVGIGESAVVLLEAVPRRASSIWTRAYLRLLLSGDTVCALLACVCVLGIRLIAGAYIPLVEFLLGFGLVIAWPIALWMGGAYRQRANGEGTEEFKAVFNGGIGLMAAVAIMAYATQAVIARSFVMAMLPLALVTTLYYRYRMRKRLHRRRAVGEYMRQVIAVGHRESILDLVMQFRRQPYHGMRVVGACLPDDSIEVDLDGIPVLGTFADVATVAEREQADAVAVLACPELDGAALRRLAWSLETARTDLFVAPALLDVAGPRISIRPVAGMPLLHVEHPEFGGMRQFVKTVFDRLVAGIALLGLALPLLGLALLIRLTSPGPAFFYQTRVGKGGTEFRLVKFRTMVADAERLKGALLEANEFDGVLFKIRNDPRITRVGAFLRKYSLDELPQLLNVLRGEMSLVGPRPPLPQEVAEYGTDVRRRLVVKPGMTGLWQVSGRSDLSWEESVRLDLRYVENWSLILDLQILWKTWSVVTRGEGAY
- a CDS encoding class I SAM-dependent methyltransferase, encoding MMTCRLCGSDDLTGVVDLGATPPCERILTAGQLDEPEVTYPLHLRVCTSCWLAQIPPLITPEETFTDYAYFSSYSASWVEHARAFVAELDLRPDSFVVEVASNDGYLLRHVVERGVRCLGIEPSVNVGQAARERGVPTVTAFLTPESAQAVVAEHGRADYVVANNVYAHIPDVIGFTEGLRTLVADHGLVSVEVQHLLTLMQLNQYDTIYHEHFQYYTVASAQRALASGGLTLVDVELLTTHGGSIRLWAAPSGTPSQRVSDVLAMEKAAGLHEISGYIDFTERVAKVRRDLLGFLINAAEEGSTVVGYGAPGKGNTLLNHCGIRPDLLPYTVDRNPYKHGKFTPGARIPIFAPERIAADKPDYVLVLPWNLRDELIDQLSYIRDWGGRLVFPIPALEVV
- a CDS encoding dTDP-4-dehydrorhamnose 3,5-epimerase family protein; translation: MDPLGIDGVWRHTPPVHSDPRGSFYEAFRAADLPGRRFDLAQVNCSVSARGVLRGVHFADVPPGQAKYVMCLSGSVMDVVVDLRVGSPTFGRWESVTLDDVSRSAVLVAEGLGHGFMALSERATVMYLCSEPYTPAREHGVHPLDPALGIDWASGVEPVLSEKDAKAPTLDEALRAGLLPDYRVCREFYATLH